The Anolis carolinensis isolate JA03-04 chromosome 2, rAnoCar3.1.pri, whole genome shotgun sequence genome has a window encoding:
- the s1pr2 gene encoding sphingosine 1-phosphate receptor 2, producing MGSIYQFYFDTSKILEHYNYTKDKLENDGSPSLPTTTVAIIALCCFIILENLLVLISVWRNKKFHSAMFIFIGNLAFSDLLAGSAFIANVVLSGPATFRLTPVQWFVREGTAFATLAASVFSLLAIAIERHVAITKMKVYSSDKNCRMVFLIGACWVISAAIGGLPILGWNCMADLDKCSTVLPLYSKQYILFVVLIFTIILFSIVILYVRIYRIVRSSHAEMAGSQTVSLLRTVTFVLGAFIICWLPAFIILLVDASCARKSCPILYKAKYFFAFATLNSAINPLIYTLRSKDMRKEFLRVLCCWGMMGQGKPSERCMIPLRSSSSLDRCTQKQDLPTAPFMKEHSTFV from the coding sequence ATGGGGAGTATCTACCAGTTCTACTTCGACACGTCGAAGATCTTAGAGCACTACAACTACACCAAGGATAAGCTGGAGAATGACGGGTCCCCTTCCCTCCCTACCACCACTGTCGCCATTATTGCActttgctgcttcatcatcttgGAGAACCTGCTGGTGCTTATCTCTGTTTGGAGGAACAAGAAGTTTCACTCGGCAATGTTCATCTTCATTGGCAACCTGGCCTTTTCGGACCTGCTGGCTGGCTCGGCCTTCATTGCCAACGTTGTCCTTTCAGGCCCAGCCACTTTCCGCCTCACCCCAGTCCAGTGGTTTGTGCGGGAGGGCACTGCCTTTGCCACACTGGCTGCCTCAGTCTTCAGCTTGTTGGCCATTGCCATAGAACGACATGTGGCTATCACCAAGATGAAGGTCTATAGCAGTGACAAGAATTGCCGGATGGTGTTCCTGATTGGGGCCTGTTGGGTCATTTCAGCTGCCATTGGTGGGCTACCCATTCTTGGTTGGAACTGCATGGCTGACCTGGACAAATGCTCCACTGTCCTCCCTCTTTACTCCAAACAGTACATCCTCTTTGTGGTCTTGATCTTCACCATCATCCTCTTCTCCATTGTGATCCTCTATGTCCGGATCTACCGCATTGTTCGCTCCAGCCATGCTGAGATGGCCGGCTCCCAAACAGTGTCCTTGCTCAGGACAGTCACCTTTGTCCTGGGAGCTTTCATCATCTGCTGGCTGCCAGCCTTCATCATTCTCCTGGTGGATGCCTCTTGTGCCAGGAAATCATGCCCCATCCTTTACAAGGCGAAATACTTCTTTGCCTTCGCTACCCTCAATTCAGCCATCAATCCGCTCATCTACACCCTCCGCAGCAAGGACATGAGGAAGGAGTTCCTGCGAGTGCTCTGCTGCTGGGGGATGATGGGGCAGGGGAAGCCCTCAGAGCGTTGCATGATCCCTCTCCGCAGCTCCAGCTCCTTGGACCGCTGCACACAAAAACAGGACCTCCCCACTGCACCTTTCATGAAGGAGCATTCCACCTTTGTGTGA